CTCAGTCAACAGGCATCGGCGGCGGCGGCTTTATGCTTTTCCATGAAGCGAAAACAGGATCAACGTACGCCATTGATTTCCGCGAAAGGGCCCCCCTTCGCGCGACCCGAAATATGTTCATCGGGAAAGATGGCAAGGCAGACCCGCATCTCTCTCAAGATGGAATTCTCGCCGTCGGCACACCAGGCTTAGTTGCGGGCCTTTTAGAAGTCCATCAAAAGTTTGGTTCCCTGCCTTTGCAAGATGTCATGCAACCGGCGATTGATCTGGCTGAAAACGGTTTTGAGATTTATCCCGAGTTTTTCAATGCTCTTGAAAACAGAGCCGCGGTCCTCAGTAAAGATCCTTCGGCGAAAAGTATTTTCCTGGATGCGAACGGGCAAGTTCCCACAGTCGGAACAAAGCTGGTGCAAAAAGACTTGGCAAACACCTTGCGCATTATTGCCGAAAAAGGCCGCGACGGATTTTACAAGGGCTCGGTTGCTAAGGCGATTCTCAAGTTTTCCAAAGAAAAAAAAGGACTTCTTACACAAAAAGATTTCGACACTTATAAAGTACATTGGCGTAAACCTGTCATGGGAAAATTCAAAGGTTACGATGTCGCTTCCATGCCACCGCCAAGCTCCGGCGGAGTCCACGTCATTCAGTTCCTTGATTTCCTTGAAAAAGACCACTTGGCCGACGCGGGCATTCTTTCCACAAAATCCATCCATCTAGCGGCTTCCGCACTGCAATCCTCTTTTGCCGACAGAGCGACTTACCTTGGTGACCCCGATTTCGTGAAAGTGCCCGTGGACGGTCTTATTTCTCCAAAATACATTGAGAGCCGCCGTCAAGAAGTCCCGGCAGATCGTGCGCGCACGGCAAATCAAGTGAAGGCAGGACAACCTCTTCCTTATGAGTCAACCCAAACGACGCATATTTCTTTGATCGATGCGCAAGGCAATGCCATCAGCACAACCCAAACCATCAACGGCTGGATGGGTGCTGCCATTGTGGCGCCAGGCACTGGCATTGTTTTGAACAATGAGATGGACGATTTCACTGCGCAAGTAGGTGCGCAAAATCTTTTCGGGGCCGTCGGCGGAAAACCAAATGCGATCGAGCCAAAGAAAACTCCGCTGAGCAGCATGTCGCCAACGATCTTACTGCAAAACAATAAACCTGTGATGAGTGTCGGAGCTCCCGGCGGGACACGCATCATCAGCTGTGTAGCACAAACGATTCTAAATTACGTTGAATTCAAAACGTCGCTGTACGACGCGGTTACGACGGTTCGTTACCATCAACAATGGCAACCCGATGTGCTTTACATTGATCCACCAGGCCCTCGCAAAGAAGTACTCGAGCAGCTTAAACGCATGGGCTACAATATCAAAATTGAACCGGTGCCTTGTTACGTTATGGCCGTGGCCAAAGAGGGCGACAAACTTCACGGCGTCGCGGATCCCCGCGACATCGGAATCAGTCTTGCGAAGTAGAATGAAAGTGAGTGCATGAGTAACACGTATCCCACCCTGCTTTTCGGCTTTCAAAGCGTTTGGACCTTGATCAAAATTTCCGGAGGTGTGTTTGCCGCGGGTTTTTTGTTGCATCACTTCTCAGGATTTTTACGTGTGCAAATATCCTCACTCCTGGGCGATAAAGGCTTTAACGTTCTTTTTGGAATCGGCATCGTCATGCATGAAATCAGTCACGCACTCATGGCGTTTCTATTTCTGCATGAGATTATCGACATCAAGTTTTTCGATCTTAAAGCTAAAGGCGGGACACACGGGCACGTCATCAGTCGCGCCAGAAATGTTCCGATGCTATTGCAGATATGGCAAAAGATGGGTGAACTGTTTATTGGAATCGCCCCGCTTATTATCGGGCCTCTTATTTGCGCCGCCGTTTTTTACTTTTTAATTCCTGGGGGAAAGACATTTGTTCACAATCCGCGATTCTTGAACTTCCCGGCCTTCACCTGGAAATTAGCTCTGTGGTTTTATGTCACGCTTGCGATTTTCTCGCAAATGGAATTAAGCGACGCCGATCTTAAAGGAACTTGGAAAGGCTACGCATGGCTTGTCACTGTCACCTTCGGCTTGTCCCTTTTATATTATAAACTCAAACACTTCTAAAAATTTTAGTCCAAATCCGTCAACGATAACGGAAGTTCCATTTCTTGAACTTCTAACAACGGCAATGCATTTTTGTAGACGATGATTGAGAAAACCAACTGCGCACCCGAGTTAGAAGGACGTCCTGCAAAAAAGTTCTCGATACCGGCAGCCATTTGTTCGGCATCCGTTTTTTCATATTTTTTAGTGGGCACCAATAAGACAGGCATAATACTCCACTGATCTGGCAAGCCTATCGGAAACTCATAAGAAACGCGGAAGGAATACATAAGGTTGGGGCTGACACCTGCCGTTTTCGCTAGCAACAGCTCGAGCCACGCCTTCATCTCTTTCTTTTCCGGCGAATTGAGAACCGTCGTAAGTTTGATTTCCTCTTGATGTATGATCAGCGGCACAAGCGTATTCGGAAATTGCACCCATGGGCTCGCATCGTCACCATTGACGAAACGATACTGCGTGGTTACGTTTCCGTTTTTGAGAGCATGCCACTGCGGAACTTCAATAACGAGTTTGTCATTTTCGATTTTAGCAACAGGCTGTCCCAAATTTTTGGGATAGTTTTTATCAGTAACGACAGTAAAAACACCCGCCTTCTTTGAAGTGACGTTCACTGTCGTGAAGCCGTTTACTTTCATCTCAAGGGTCCTACCGTCCCAATCGCTCACCGCCGCCAACGAATTCTTGAGAGTGATAACGTACAGATCATCGGCATTTGTAAGATGATTGTCGTAAGAATACGTTTGGCTCAGAAGAACCGGTGAAACTGTTTCTTTAGCTAAGCCTACCGATCCCAGAGAGACTACGACAGCCAAAGCGCATGCGATTTGTTTTGTAAGAAAGTGTGTCATATCTTTTCGTACCTGAAATCCCGGACCAAGACAAAATAAAAAAGCCCGGTTTGTGGCCGGGCTTTAACAACAACGAACGTGGTAACTAAAACTGCTTATTTAGCATTTGCCTGCTTCGGTGGAACAAGAGCTTTACCCTCTTGCAACTGAATCAGATCAAGAAGAACATTCTCTGCTTCCTGAACATCAGGACGCTTCAAGTACTCTTCGTTTTTCTTAGCCTTACTAGCGGTCTTTTTTGCCTTATCTTTTTTATCTTTTTCGTTTTTATCTTTAAGCACTTCGCTGACACGGATTACTTTTCCGCGCGCTTTGGCTTTGTTCAATTCATCCACGATCTTTTTGAATTCGTCGTTTTTAGCAACGCGCTCTGAAGATCTTTCTTT
This region of Bdellovibrio sp. 22V genomic DNA includes:
- the ggt gene encoding gamma-glutamyltransferase encodes the protein MMRRILCVPVFIFLLSCQTSRSIDGVIHTSKERKDRASAEALGKEYAISTQGIHASHAAQKIFAMGGNIIDATVAASFAVSVERPQSTGIGGGGFMLFHEAKTGSTYAIDFRERAPLRATRNMFIGKDGKADPHLSQDGILAVGTPGLVAGLLEVHQKFGSLPLQDVMQPAIDLAENGFEIYPEFFNALENRAAVLSKDPSAKSIFLDANGQVPTVGTKLVQKDLANTLRIIAEKGRDGFYKGSVAKAILKFSKEKKGLLTQKDFDTYKVHWRKPVMGKFKGYDVASMPPPSSGGVHVIQFLDFLEKDHLADAGILSTKSIHLAASALQSSFADRATYLGDPDFVKVPVDGLISPKYIESRRQEVPADRARTANQVKAGQPLPYESTQTTHISLIDAQGNAISTTQTINGWMGAAIVAPGTGIVLNNEMDDFTAQVGAQNLFGAVGGKPNAIEPKKTPLSSMSPTILLQNNKPVMSVGAPGGTRIISCVAQTILNYVEFKTSLYDAVTTVRYHQQWQPDVLYIDPPGPRKEVLEQLKRMGYNIKIEPVPCYVMAVAKEGDKLHGVADPRDIGISLAK